From a region of the Phaeodactylum tricornutum CCAP 1055/1 chromosome 4, whole genome shotgun sequence genome:
- a CDS encoding predicted protein, translated as MEATPLWERSKENAAPLERGRSVVALERSIAAMESEEDRREQSRLSEHYERLVRTSEALDYEASGDDDPLIHWLSYIKYHQDAFPSDTHSQFLLFERCLRALSPIQKYANDPRFVRVCCMYADKTDRPLEVFQHLHQQRIGSDIAVFWMAWAFKAEQQQNYQFAEKILDKGIRKKAQPLKLLLQRHKQFQRRMTRHWLNATQAEEENED; from the coding sequence ATGGAAGCGACGCCTTTGTGGGAGCGTTCCAAGGAAAACGCCGCTCCGTTGGAGCGGGGACGTAGCGTTGTCGCACTGGAGCGATCCATTGCTGCGATGGAAAGTGAAGAGGATCGCAGAGAACAATCACGCCTGAGTGAACACTACGAGCGCTTAGTCCGTACTTCTGAGGCTTTGGATTATGAAGCTagcggcgacgacgacccACTGATACACTGGCTTTCTTACATAAAATATCATCAAGATGCCTTTCCGTCCGATACACACTCGcagtttcttttgtttgagCGTTGTTTGCGTGCCTTGTCTCCCATTCAGAAGTACGCCAACGATCCCCGCTTCGTCCGCGTGTGCTGCATGTATGCGGACAAAACCGATCGTCCACTGGAAGTTTTCCAGCATCTACATCAGCAAAGGATCGGGAGCGATATTGCCGTGTTCTGGATGGCCTGGGCCTTTAAGGCAGAGCAGCAGCAGAATTATCAGTTTGCTGAAAAGATCCTGGATAAGGGTATTCGGAAAAAGGCGCAGCCTCTCAAATTGCTTCTACAGCGGCACAAACAGTTTCAAAGGCGCATGACTCGGCATTGGTTGAATGCCACGCAAGCGGAGGAGGAAAATGAAGAC
- a CDS encoding predicted protein, producing MSYTVGIVGATGAVGQEIRNVLETRDFPVERLRIFGSARSAGSTVATKYGDVTVELFDVAAAKQCDVVFLAVSGDFSLEHARHLTQGDDATVCIDNSSAFRYEADVPLVVPEINGAETKKSKLIANPNCTTAIALMALWPLHQLFGLKKVIMSTYQAASGAGQPGMDELTQGTQAYLNGEAVENNIFAHPLPFNVIPQIDKFQSNGYTKEEMKVTWETRKICGLPDDFPLSCTAVRIPTIRAHSESIVVETERPVDVAAARQALAQAPGVKLVDNTEQLEYPMPQTATGQYDVEVGRLRKSIVYGDYGLELFVCGDQLLRGAALNAVLVAEEMVTNGSLQAKKTA from the exons ATGTCTTACACGGTGGGAATCGTCGGTGCCACGGGCGCCGTCGGTCAGGAAATCCGCAACGTTCTGGAAACACGCGACTTTCCCGTCGAGCGCTTGCGCATTTTCGGATCGGCACGCTCCGCCGGATCCACCGTCGCCACCAAGTACGGAGACGTCACCGTCGAACTCTTTGACGTGGCCGCCGCCAAACAGTGCGATGTCGTCTTTCTCGCCGTGTCCGGAGACTTCTCGCTCGAGCACGCGCGTCATCTCACCCAAGGAGACGACGCCACGGTGTGCATTGACAATTCG TCCGCCTTTCGCTACGAAGCCGACGTTCCCTTGGTCGTGCCGGAAATCAACGGAGCCGAAACCAAAAAGAGCAAATTGATTGCCAATCCCAATTGCACCACCGCCATTGCTCTCATGGCACTCTGGCCCTTGCATCAACTGTTTGGTCTCAAAAAGGTCATTATGAGTACCTACCAGGCCGCTTCCGGGGCGGGACAGCCTGGGATGGATGAACTCACGCAGGGAACTCAGGCCTACTTGAATGGCGAAGCCGTCGAGAACAATATCTTTGCGCATCCTCTCCCCTTTAACGTTATTCCGCAAATCGATAAATTCCAATCCAACGGATAcaccaaggaagaaatgaaagTCACCTGGGAAACCCGCAAGATCTGTGGCCTCCCCGACGACTTTCCCCTCTCCTGCACCGCCGTACGTATTCCCACCATTCGCGCGCATTCCGAATCCATCGTTGTGGAAACGGAACGACCCGTCGACGTGGCCGCCGCCCGACAAGCCCTCGCCCAAGCCCCCGGCGTCAAACTCGTCGATAATACCGAACAACTAGAATATCCCATGCCGCAGACCGCCACCGGACAGTACGACGTCGAAGTTGGACGACTCCGCAAATCTATCGTCTACGGAGACTACGGACTCGAACTCTTCGTCTGCGGTGATCAACTCTTGCGTGGAGCCGCCCTCAATGCCGTACTCGTCgccgaagaaatggtcaCCAACGGATCCCTCCAGGCTAAGAAAACTGCCTAG
- a CDS encoding predicted protein, with the protein MSADESLPATGTSGCPQPPWEKPTPAEVTHDPRLWITNSLTRQKEHFLTMDGSSRMVWYMCGPTVYAPSHMGHARTYLGFDIIRRILERHFGYHVTLVMNVTDIDDKIIERAAEQHVGHLQLARRYEAEFHQDMADLGVAPPTTLTRVTEYMDEVTAYIANIIQRGFAYESNGSVYFDVQTFSDTPHMHYCKLAPEQVGNAELLAEGEGKLTQDFVTDKQSPRDFALWKKTKPGEPSWDSPWGPGRPGWHIECSVMASDVLDRLLQHRRMDLHSGGVDLKFPHHDNEMAQAEAECGETQWVNYFVHAGHLHIKGLKMSKSLKNFITIQQALEINSARQIRMLFLLHKYNAQMDYGDNTMTHAMETEKRFVEFFHNVKACLRQHRMDDSQKWDATTIRLQQTLAAAKTKVHDALRDDFDTPTAMSVLVDLVRATNIYVEGDTVVNLVVRNVASYVTDIFRTFGLVGSEDVGFATESGGASREETLGPVLDALMNFRAAVRDKARSQDVGGVLDLCDAFRDLHLPNLGIRLEDKADGSVWKLADPAELLREMEQKEAEATRRAEEKALKASEDAQKEALNRLPPVEYMRQLTLEDNVTLMYSQFDEDGIPTHDATGEPVNKNQGKKVQKLFKAQQGKYDKWIKSQSNDA; encoded by the exons ATGAGTGCCGACGAGTCGTTACCGGCGACGGGGACCAGTGGATGTCCCCAACCGCCGTGGGAAAAACCCACGCCTGCGGAAGTCACGCACGATCCGCGACTCTGGATTACCAACTCCTTGACCCGACAAAAGGAACACTTTCTCACCATGGACGGATCCTCCCGCATGGTATGGTACAT GTGCGGACCCACCGTATACGCTCCTTCGCACATGGGACACGCCCGGACCTATCTCGGTTTCGACATTATCCGACGCATTCTCGAACGGCACTTTGGCTACCACGTTACTCTCGTCATGAACGTGACCGACATTGATGACAAGATCATTGAGCGGGCGGCCGAACAGCACGTGGGTCACCTCCAACTGGCGCGTCGCTACGAAGCCGAATTCCATCAGGACATGGCCGATCTAGGTGTCGCACCGCCCACCACACTCACCCGCGTCACCGAATACATGGACGAAGTCACCGCATACATTGCCAACATTATACAACGCGGATTCGCCTACGAATCAAACGGCAGCGTCTATTTTGACGTACAGACATTCTCCGACACCCCCCACATGCACTACTGTAAACTCGCCCCCGAGCAAGTCGGCAACGCCGAACTATTGGCCGAAGGCGAAGGTAAACTCACGCAAGACTTTGTCACGGACAAACAGAGTCCCCGCGATTTTGCACTCTGGAAAAAGACCAAACCCGGGGAACCCTCCTGGGATTCACCATGGGGACCCGGACGACCCGGATGGCACATTGAATGCTCCGTCATGGCCAGTGACGTCCTGGATAGACTCCTCCAACACCGACGCATGGACCTGCATTCCGGCGGCGTCGATCTCAAATTTCCACACCACGACAACGAAATGGCACAGGCCGAGGCCGAATGCGGCGAAACACAGTGGGTCAACTACTTTGTACACGCCGGGCACTTGCACATTAAAGGACtcaaaatgtccaaatcaCTCAAGAACTTTATCACCATCCAACAAGCGCTCGAAATTAACTCGGCACGGCAAATACGcatgctttttcttctccacAAATACAACGCGCAGATGGATTACGGCGACAACACCATGACCCACGCCATGGAAACGGAAAAACGTTTCGTCGAATTCTTCCACAACGTCAAAGCGTGTTTGCGGCAACACCGCATGGATGATTCGCAAAAATGGGATGCCACCACCATTCGGCTCCAACAGACACTAGCCGCGGCGAAAACCAAAGTCCACGACGCTCTGCGGGACGACTTTGATACACCAACCGCCATGTCGGTCCTCGTCGATCTCGTGCGGGCAACCAACATATACGTGGAGGGCGATACCGTCGTTAATTTGGTCGTCCGTAACGTGGCCTCCTATGTGACGGACATTTTTCGAACGTTTGGACTCGTGGGCAGCGAGGATGTGGGATTTGCCACGGAATCCGGTGGCGCAAGTCGAGAGGAAACGCTCGGCCCTGTCCTGGACGCTCTCATGAACTTTCGGGCGGCGGTCCGAGACAAGGCGCGTTCACAAGACGTTGGAGGAGTACTCGACCTCTGCGACGCCTTTCGCGATCTGCACCTACCCAACCTCGGGATTCGTCTCGAAGACAAGGCCGATGGGTCGGTTTGGAAACTGGCTGATCCGGCGGAACTCTTGCGAGAaatggaacaaaaagaagcggAGGCGACGCGACgcgcggaagaaaaggcgcTCAAAGCTTCCGAAGATGCGCAAAAGGAAGCCCTCAATCGGCTACCCCCGGTCGAGTACATGCGGCAATTGACGCTGGAAGACAATGTCACGCTCATGTACTCCCAATTTGACGAGGATGGGATTCCCACCCACGACGCGACCGGAGAGCCTGTGAACAAGAATCAAGGAAAGAAGGTGCAAAAACTGTTCAAGGCACAACAGGGCAAGTACGATAAGTGGATCAAGTCGCAATCCAACGACGCATAG
- a CDS encoding predicted protein, with product MAPPIPTTTTRGRRESAPDWVLTNYDVDTSVPPDVETELRRLRVLQSYDILDREWDTAYDRLAQIAARALQTPTALVGVVDLGRYWRVALHNCNSNIHHSNNHHHRDAPRELPRKQAIASHVILQRQGYLVVMNVGKDSRFVDHPAVRNGTFQFYAGVVLRSPEGYPLGVLAVTDTQPRLHGVSHEQLQTLRDLADALVDLMHTRRRPKGDTGPAAITRPTAPASTTTTTPPSNPPSPTNHTNTKDTNNSSSWGVQRSARFLRQYLAKLNDDSTLENVLTKDQRELLRSSYDAAAFLHGSLLPPEQRQELVRENRPDQVTSVQIASLVQSVELAMDAFPKTVPVRYQIDDEQIPPFVLLVELKIFRSCIALLTSACERTRQGVVCLRVFVQQRTVTQKELVFECEDTGPDVELEQYDDLFDAPLDHTADVGEEDCIRADPHTGKIRKALRCATVPNSRRGHGVHALADFIGSIEGGDYGFRPRETEDFEPHGTGTGSVFWFSIALHTPPATRHGTDAVVPRRPQPWIISSARGHGSLAK from the coding sequence ATGGCACCCCCGATCcccacaacaacaactcgtGGTCGTCGTGAATCCGCACCGGATTGGGTCTTGACGAACTACGACGTTGACACTTCCGTTCCCCCGGACGTCGAGACGGAACTCCGGCGATTGCGCGTCCTCCAATCCTACGATATTCTCGATCGCGAGTGGGATACAGCCTACGATCGTTTGGCACAAATCGCGGCACGAGCCTTGCAAACCCCCACGGCCTTGGTCGGTGTGGTCGATCTCGGTCGGTACTGGCGTGTGGCCCTGCACAACTGCAACAGCAACATTCACCATAGTAACAATCATCATCACCGTGATGCTCCACGGGAACTGCCACGAAAGCAGGCCATAGCGTCACACGTGATACTCCAACGTCAGGGATACTTGGTAGTCATGAATGTCGGGAAGGATTCGCGTTTTGTCGATCATCCCGCCGTCCGCAACGGCACTTTCCAATTCTACGCCGGAGTCGTACTCCGCTCGCCGGAAGGGTACCCTCTCGGTGTGCTCGCAGTTACCGACACGCAACCCCGATTGCACGGCGTCTCCCACGAACAATTGCAAACCCTGCGAGATTTGGCGGACGCCCTTGTCGATTTGATGCACACGCGGCGGCGACCGAAAGGAGATACGGGGCCTGCCGCCATCACCCGTCCTACGGCTCCTGCTTCGACTACTACTACGACTCCTCCGTCCAATCCACCATCCCCCACCAACCACACCAACACCAAGGATACCAACAACAGCTCATCCTGGGGAGTGCAACGGTCCGCACGCTTTTTGCGACAGTACTTGGCCAAACTCAATGACGACTCGACGCTCGAAAACGTCCTCACCAAGGACCAACGCGAACTACTCCGCTCATCCTACGATGCCGCCGCCTTTCTCCACGGCTCCCTCTTACCTCCCGAACAACGACAAGAGCTAGTCCGAGAAAATCGTCCCGATCAAGTCACCAGCGTACAGATCGCTAGTCTGGTACAGAGTGTCGAACTCGCCATGGATGCCTTTCCCAAGACCGTGCCCGTCCGCTACCAAATCGACGACGAACAAATTCCACCCTTCGTCCTTCTCGTCGAACTGAAAATATTTCGATCCTGCATCGCCCTCTTGACGAGTGCCTGTGAACGCACCCGCCAGGGCGTCGTCTGCTTGCGGGTCTTTGTCCAACAACGCACCGTCACGCAGAAAGAACTCGTCTTTGAGTGCGAAGATACCGGACCCGATGTGGAACTGGAACAGTACGACGATTTATTCGACGCTCCCCTGGACCATACCGCCGACGTTGGTGAAGAAGACTGTATCCGGGCAGATCCCCATACGGGAAAAATTCGCAAGGCACTCCGGTGCGCCACCGTCCCCAACAGTCGCAGGGGACATGGCGTACACGCTCTGGCCGACTTTATTGGTTCCATCGAGGGCGGTGACTATGGATTCAGGCCCCGAGAAACCGAAGACTTTGAACCACATGGCACTGGAACGGGGTCCGTCTTTTGGTTCAGTATCGCCTTGCACACCCCACCAGCGACACGACACGGTACGGACGCAGTTGTGCCGCGACGACCCCAGCCTTGGATCATCTCCAGTGCACGGGGGCATGGATCCTTGGCAAAATAG
- a CDS encoding predicted protein, translating into MAGSQASPPSESALLQGLIETSRKVEASLLPAIHAHHTTPDQFHPSQGLDFLDARNTVLLSYLIERTLALRHRLVESPTMYDGDNVNALHQHQHRLRLVTTVLDKTRGLDQKLRYQIDKLLAKAAQDDTVDHPNDSNNDNAMGPEDPLQFRPRVEDDSDDSNRDSPDDGSIHSDNDNHNVDDRIHSDDDDDLAAARRTLAVAQTKSHKNSRTTDPDQTSNNNNDSTGTGVYQAPRVAAVPYTHDRVDRDAQRTQRDRQRQRASELAQTLREQYGDAPEQQDVHGGTELGRQREAARRHASRQAEQTRFEEDTMVRLTTTRKQKKERQRLMRDETSNLGAIADLGNLVRDSTSAWGRDRNVEEPVDDILGYERHANGKRRRKMIDRDGRAVTDQSAKSKIVDAKNSLQSALYGGGPRTGKKGKKGKR; encoded by the coding sequence ATGGCAGGATCCCAGGCATCGCCTCCGTCCGAGTCCGCCCTGTTGCAGGGCTTGATCGAAACGTCCCGCAAGGTGGAAGCCTCCCTTCTACCGGCCATTCACGCACACCACACGACGCCGGATCAATTCCATCCTTCGCAGGGCTTGGACTTTCTCGACGCTCGCAACACCGTCCTCCTCTCGTATTTGATCGAACGGACCTTGGCCTTGCGACACCGACTCGTCGAATCGCCCACGATGTACGACGGTGACAATGTGAATGCCCTACATCAACACCAGCACCGACTGCGCTTGGTCACCACCGTTCTCGACAAGACGCGGGGACTCGACCAGAAACTTCGTTACCAGATTGACAAACtcttggccaaggcggccCAGGATGACACTGTTGATCATCCCAACGATTCAAACAATGACAACGCCATGGGTCCCGAAGATCCCTTGCAGTTTCGACCCCGCGTCGAagacgacagtgacgacagcaacaggGACAGTCCTGACGACGGTAGTATTCACAGCGATAACGACAACCACAATGTCGACGACCGTATCcacagtgacgacgatgacgatttggcggcggcgcgaaGAACCCTTGCCGTGGCTCAAACCAAGAGTCACAAAAATTCTCGTACCACCGACCCCGACCAAacgagcaacaacaacaacgataGCACAGGCACAGGCGTCTATCAGGCACCGCGCGTCGCCGCGGTCCCTTACACGCACGACCGCGTTGACCGGGACGCACAGCGTACCCAGCGGGATCGCCAGCGTCAACGCGCTTCCGAATTGGCCCAGACACTCCGCGAACAATACGGCGACGCCCCGGAACAGCAGGACGTGCACGGCGGTACGGAACTCGGCCGACAGCGCGAGGCGGCGCGGAGACACGCCTCCCGACAAGCCGAACAAACACGCTTCGAAGAAGATACCATGGTGCGACTCACCACCACACGTAAACAAAAGAAGGAGCGACAGCGACTCATGCGCGACGAAACCAGTAACCTGGGGGCTATTGCCGATCTCGGGAATCTCGTGCGCGACTCGACTTCGGCGTGGGGACGCGACCGAAATGTGGAAGAGCCCGTGGACGATATTCTCGGATACGAACGACACGCGAACGGCAAACGGAGACGAAAAATGATTGACCGCGACGGGCGGGCCGTGACCGATCAGTCCGCCAAAAGCAAGATCGTGGACGCCAAGAACTCGCTCCAGTCGGCGTTGTACGGTGGTGGACCCCGGACCGGGAAGAAGGGAAAGAAGGGCAAGCGCTAG